The window TTTCACCAATTAAGTCGTGGACTTCCATTTCATCATGGAAAAACCAGCCAAACTCGCGAAAGGAAGGAAGAAGTGGATTATGGATATCAGCAAAAACCCCGCTATTAATTGGTTTTCCCGTTTCAGGATCCGTCCACCACGAGCCCCTGGGTTCTGCAATTAAAGCACCAAATAAGCCATGAACATTACTCCCTATTTCACTCGATAATGTATTCCCTAAATCTGAAAAAAGATGAATTCCCTCTTCCTGCAAAGTCCAGCAATAATTAATGCTTTTTCCAGGTTCTACAGTCGTGTCCGGATTCAGTCCAACAAAAGCACCATCCGAAGTAAACACATCGTACTCGGCATTTTGAATATGCATCGAAACCGGAAAGGAAAGTTGGTTTTCAAATAAAATTTCAATATGATCTCCTACATTACCGCGAATGACCAAAGGCTGAACAAGATCAACAGGACTGAAAGGATGTTTAGCAACTAAGGTCCTCACGCAATCTTCATTTTCTTTTAAAACATACATCATCCCATCCGGATCATGCTCGCCGAACTTATTGATTACGATTCGAATGGGTATTGCTACCACATGGTACCGCCTTTTCAATAGTCTCCCACCTTCCGTATATCAGGAATTGGAATGTCATCATTTTCAATATAAAAGACTTCAATATCATCAATGTGAACTCTAAAAACTTCCCCATCCAATTCAAAAACGTTGGTCACTTCCGCTTTAATCAATAAGTAATCACTAATAACATTTTTAATTCTTCCAATAATTAAAAAAGGATATTGACCTAACAATATCAGGGCTCTTTTGTCTTTATTCTCGGCAAATTCTTCGCTTACGGCTCTTTGCCTAATGGCATTAATATCGGCTCTGTCTATTCCTAAATCCTTACCTAACTCATCCTTATTCATATAATCACCTCATTCGTTGTTTCTGTTAAACAATTGGAAGTCTAGTAGAACTGTCAAACGGGGTAAATAAAGCAATGTGCTCCATTGGAAAGTTTAATGGTGTAGGGAATCGAAAAAACGGAGCATTATGCATCTTGATAATCGCAGGATCTAAGGTAATGTAACCATTGGTAACTTTAGTTACCTTCCCAGTAAAGATTGGCCGAAAGGTTTGACCAAGAATATTTAATTGGGCCACTTGAGTCACCAACAAAATTTCCTTCCCTAAGATTTTTTCAAAGGGTTCATTTTCAGGTAATAACTTTTTACTCAAATGGTACTCCTCCTTTAGTTGTTATTCTATTCACTTATGACAATATATGGATATAGCGGACAAAGTGAAAGGGCTAAACATACAAATTCCTTATTATTGTTTTTTAAACAAAAGCCGCGAAGGGGAGGGCTTTAAAAAGAGGATAATAGCTTTTATCCCTCATATATCTGGTTATTTTTTATATATTTTAGACAAGGAAGATATTACCGTTGAAATGAATCGAGACTGTTTAATCAGCTGAATATGTTGAATCGATATTTTTTTCTCAGATTTCCCAGTTTTGATGGATACATTCCCGTGTTTTGCTTCGGTCAATGTACCACTAATCATCTCTGTTTCCGTAAAGACTTTCAGGCTGAATCCTTTTCGGTAACGAAGGTTGGATTCTAATAGTTGTTCAAAAAACTGTTGTCTTAAATCCTCCTTCCCAGCCACTTCTTTTCCAAACTGCCATAACAGTTTTTTTCTTAATTCTTCATCAAAGGTAAGATGTTGATGGGAATTCGGAATATTCGGTGCTCCAAAAGGAGATTTTGTGGAATGGATGGTGGAATAGGGAATCCAAATTCGCTGAAATAACGTTTTTAGCAGCACAAAATCCCTTCCAATGGTATAAACCTTCCCGCTTATATACTGAATGCCTTCTTTCTGTTTAGAATAAACCTCTACCAGCCGATTGCGATGATGCTTAAAAAATTTTACCAGCATCAGGTTTTTCTTATAAAAAGGAAGACTTTTCCCCAGGTTTTGTAAATTCCCAATGTGAATGTACTCTTGAAGCATTTTCAGTTCATATAGCGGCAGTGCACTTGCAGGCGATGTATATCCATCATCACTTTTTAATTCAGGATTGTTATGATCATAGGACTTTTGAATGGATTTGTTGATTGGCTGACTCACCACCCTTCTCCTCCTTTCCTTTTTTATACTTTATGAATGAATGTGCAAATGGTTATCATAGCCGTTATGTCCAGTTGCCCATTTGTGAAAAAAAGAGTCTATTAAAGCCCTATTTGCATACTTATATAAAAAAATTGAAAATACCGGCAGTATACTACTGCCGGTATTGTGTGCCAAAAGGCGCGTCTATTTAGTTTTAAGGGGGGAGCTCTTGTGACCGTTTTATTAGGACTGGTTCTTTTATCCTATTTAGTAGTGGGGGCAGCATCCTACCGTTATTTATATAAAATAAAACAAATAATTGGGTACCACTTCGGGATGAATATTGCGATGACTAGCAGTATGATTATGGGTATTGGCGTTGGAACCATTTTAGGTTATCAATTTCCTGCCTACTATACATGGATTACAATTATAACCACTATTATCGCAATATTTTTGGGTTCACTATTTGGTGCCCTTGTTGATTATCAAACATTAATAACGGGTGTTTTCAGTGGAATCATGAGTGGAATTATGGGACCAATGATTGGAGTAATGGCAGATTTAGGCTTAATCGTTTTTATTACCATTTTGGTATTCTTCACATTTGGACTGTTGTGTTTCTCAGTTCGTTCCTGACCGTCACAGCTCTGTTTCTTTTGTATAATTTTCAATCAATCACTACTTCTGCTTTCTTCTTGGTCGGGGGGATGTTTGCGGTCATCGCAGTCGTGATGCTTCAACATCTGGAAATTTAAGTTATCAGTTAATCCTGCTAACCTTAGACGAAAATGGTTATTAAAACAATGCTTTCTTGGGAATGTAAAAGGAATATGACAACATCCCTTACTTATAAAGCCCTGTTGATGATAACAGCTTCTATCATGACCATGCTGATCATGTCGATCATAACTGTTATGGCTGCATCCGCAATTACAAAAATGACGATAGTTATGTGTACTATAAAAATCATCGATATGATGATGTTGTTTATTATCCCATTTATTTTTCCGCCGATTTCTGTCACTGCTCCCAGTGATTTCTTCTTGATCATGTTCATGAGGTTTAAAGTCTTTCATTTTATCCAAAAAATCCAAGAGCAGATTTGATGAATTAGAACTGGAATTCAATCTCACTCTATTTTCTCCTATAAATTGATTGATTATTATTGTCAGTCCCTCTGTTTCTTTTGAAGAATTACTCATTTTATCACTCCCTATTTAATCATCTCTGAATAAGATATGAAATGATGAAATGTGATGAAATGGACAAACATACATGAGCTAGCCCTAATTCTTCTCGTGGTTTATTTTTTTACATTTATTAACAAAATTAAAACCACATGAAACATTCTATAGTTGAACTACTCAACACTTCCAGCTAAAGAAAAGAAGTAATCCATCTTGCTATAAGCCTGATGTCACCCAAATTTTCACAAAACCGCTATAAACAACCCTTGCTCTTTGGCTCTCTTCTTCCTATATAAAAAGTAAAAGGGGGCTGCATGGCAATGAATTTAAAAGCTGGAAATCTTGAAGAGTTTAATCCGTTATCGCAATTCAGTACACTTGAGAATTTTCTTCATGATATAGAAGGTTGGTTATTTGATCATAAGCATGATTTTTCAAAGGGGGAATTAGTGGGAATGAAATGGCTGGTCCACTTCTCCTCAAAAGTACCAGGAGTATGTAACTTACCGATTGGGACAATTTTAAAAGCCATTCATGAAGATTACTATGATCATGGCATTTCCCGCTCTACTTTTAAAAAAATGCTCCTAAAAGCCAAAAAACTGGGGATCATCTCTGTGTATGAAACAGCCAAACAAAACGGGTCACAGTCCAGTAACTTATATGTGTTTAACCGTTATCCCGCAAACGAAACCGCTAAAACAAATTCTAATCTGAAATTTTAACCAATAACAAATGATCTACTGTGTCCTTTTCCTCGTTAAAAAAACAAATTATGTATATTAAAACAGTGAGGGAAAAACAAGATTATTTGTTTCCCTTACTGTTTTTCTAAGACATACTGCTTAACAAGAAAAATCCTTCACCTGACATAGACTTCTTAAAACTGTAATATTCTAATTCTACAAATCTCGACATATATCGGGTGGTGACTAGGCACGGGAAATCAGTTTCCCCATATTTGGTTGATCCAGGTTTCGAATAGGCCTACGGTTTTGTCGAGGAGGAGTCCGATGATTCCAATTGAGAGGATTCCGGCCATGACTAGGTCGAGTCTCATTGAATTTCTGGAATCGACGATTAAGTAACCAAGCCCTGACTGAGTCCCAATCATTTCACCAGCTACAAGGAAAATCCAAGCCGTCCCCACTGCAATATGGAGGCCATTTGCAATATAGGGAAATGCAGCTGGAAAGATAATTTTTTGTAATAATTCAAACCTCTTAATCTCGAAATTTTGAGCAACCTTCAAATAGGTTTTATCAACTTTTCTTACAGCCGAAACCGTTGACAGCAAAACTGGGAAAAAGGCGGCAATAAAAATAATGATAATAGCTGGCATATCACCGATCCCAAACCAAAGGACAATAAACGGTGACCATGCAATTGGTGAAATTGGCCGTAGGACTTGAACAATTGGGTCGATCACTCCCCATAACGCAGGAATTCTTCCAAGTATCAGCCCGAAAACAATCGCTGTTACAACCGCCGAAAGATAACCCACAAAAAAGCGAATGATGCTAACTTGAAAATGAACAAAAAGGGTACCATCATTAATAAGAGATAAGATCCCATCCCACACTTGTATAGGAGTAGGAAAAAGTGTTGTATCATATTTTCCGACAAAAATAATCAATTGCCAGACCAAAATCAAGATACCAAAACCAATAGCTGCATTGATTATATTTTTATAATTTTTCATCATATCACTTCGTTTTTTTAATTAAGGAATGATCAACAAATTCAGCAAAGCTTGGTGGATTTTCCAGTAACCCCATCTCAATAAGATTCTTTGCTAATTCTTCGTAGTCCTCTTTATTAATTGCTAAATTGTCATACGTAATCCACTTAAAAGATAAATCCAATACGTCTTCTTTTACTTTCATATATTTCGACGACATTTCAAAGGTTTGTTTATCTTTTTGTTCAGCAATTTTTCCAGACTTTATGTAGTAGCCAACAAATTTTTTGGCAATTTTATTTTCCTTTTTAATAAATTCGCCACGAAGCACTAGTGTACAATCAATAGAATTATCCCAAATTTGATTGTCTTGATATAAAACTTTCCCTTTGTCAATTGCTACGGAAACGGCACCAAAAGGTTCTGCAACTACGTAACCGGAAATTCTACCTTCAGAAAGCGCCGCTGGCATTTCAGCTGGAGGAAGCTCAATCGGATGGACGTCCTCATACTTAAGCCCATTTTGTTTTAACATTTTGTAAAGCAATATATTGTGGGTGGAGAATTTATGTGGGATAGCAAAGTTTTTTCCCTTTAACTCTTTAACACTGTTAATATCTTTTGCTGTAATTAAAACATTCCCATCTTTATGGCCCAAAGCAACAGCTTTTAAGTCAATCCCCTGTGCTTTTGCCTTCATTGCCAGCGTCACAAGCATAGATGCCCCGTCAATATGGCCTGTGTTAAGGGCATCTACGAGTTCTGGCCAAGAACCAAATTTAACAAGTTCAAGATTGAAATTTTTATATTTGGCTTGTTCTTTTTCAATAAATAATGGTACTGCATGGGTAATTGGTAAATATCCAATTTTTATTGTCGGCTTTTGTTTGTTCGTTTCTCCTGAAGATTTTTCGCTTCCAATGGCGCCACAACCTGCAAGTGAAATGAACAATACACCAACTAAAAGAATCAAAAAGACTGTTTTTATTATTTTTTTCATGATAATCTCCTCTTCAATTAATCTTAATTTTTGATGATTTGCTGATTTTTTAAAATTAATATTTTGATGGCAGCACCAATTAATATTGACGAAAAAATCCAACAACACACTTTAACAAAGCCATAGTTTTAGATGTTAAACTCAATCAATGCTTCGGGTCTAGTAAAATGGAATTCTTTCAAAATGATATTCCGATAATACTGAAAATCACTGTCACTACGGTCACGTGGTTTCGAAAGAGTAATGTTAATTTCTTTATGGATTCGACCAGGATTAGGCTGCATTAAAAAAACTCGGTCTGATAAATAGACTGCTTCATCAATATCATGTGTAACAAGAATAATGGTTGTCTTTTCTATGGCTTGGATCCGGAGAAGTTCATTTTGTAAATGATATCGATTAAAAGTATCTAATGCAGCAAATGGTTCATCCATCAAAATTAATTCTGGTTGTAAGGCTAGTGCCCTGGCAATCCCCACTCTTTGCTGCATTCCCCCAGATAGTTCATGAGGAAACAGCGCTTCTTTCCCTTTCAAGCCGACTAAATTCAAATAGTGTAATGCTTTTTCCCTTTGTTCTGAGCGATTAAGCTTTAAACCTTCCAGTCCAAATTCAACATTTTTTAAAACGGAGCGCCATGGTAGTATGCCGTAGTTTTGGAAAAGCATAATGCATTTGCGATTTGGCCGATCCACTAATTTTCCATCTAGGAAAACCTGACCGTTACTCGCTTTTTCAAAACCACCAATAATATTCAACAATGTGCTTTTTCCACAGCCGCTTTCCCCTAAAATTGAAATAATTTCACCTTTATCGATTCTCATTGATATATCGTCTAATACTTTGGTTTCCTGATTCTTATTTTTAAAACTTTTAATCAAATTTTGTACATCAATCATTTCGGACTGTTGCCCCAACTAGTTCCCCCCCTGTTTTCCGTTTGTTATTTTCATAATAATAATTCATATAAGAATACTAAGTTTTAATGATTGTAAGTAAGTTTATTATACTTTGTTAATTTTTTCAACCCTAATTGTGGTTAATTTTTAAAAATTCTGTTTATTAACCTTGTTTCATAGGAAGAATACTACATTAAAAAAACTCACTGAACTTGCAGTGAGTTTTTTTAAAATGGGAATGTTAGAAATTTATTCTCCCATGTTTTGAATTTGATTTTCTATAGATACAACCTTAATGTTTTTCACAAGCTCCCCTGTTTTTTTAGAGTAATAAGCAATTGCTACTTCCTCACCATTCTCCGGATCAACCAGCTTTTTATAGCACTTATGTAAATTGTTACTGCCCCATATGATGAGTGCATTAAATACATGCTCAAGCTCCTCACCGCTTTTTGTTAATGTATAACAATAACGAGGAGGGTGCTGAGAATACAGTTCTGATTTTATCAGACCCTCTTCCTCTAAATGTTTCAGCCGTTCTGATAGAAGATTAGAAGAAATGCCAATTAAAGACTTTTTAATTTCATTAAACAAAGTATGTCCCGCTAAAATTTCATGGACAATTAATAAAGTCCAGCGATCTCCAATGATATTTAATGATTGTGCGATATTACAAGGTATATCATATCTCGATTTCATACCATATATCCCTCCATCGTTTTATTTTATCATGAAAATAAATAAAATTACAAAGTTGATTTTTATAACTAAGTATAATAAACTAACCTTAATAAATAATTAGAATAGTTAAAAAACAAAAAGTGAGGGATTTATGATGGGACTTTATTTAATTGAATCATCTTTAGCAGGAATTGTATCTACAAAAGAAGACTTAGACCAAAAGGCTGCCGCAATTCAAGCAGAACTGAATGAAAACCATTCAGCATTAATTGAACTACAAATATCAAAGGATTTTTCACGTTCATTCTTTATTATTGAAGGTGAAGACCGAAATGTGGCGACAAATCTCTTAAGAGCCGCTGGTATTCCAGTTCAACTGATCAAAGAGGTACGTCTTGTTGGGAAAGAGCTTGAAGAAGTGAAGAAAAATAATGAAGTGGTAAACTATTTAGTCGAATGGAATATTCCTGAAAACATCACAATGGAACAATATTTAGCTAGAAAAAATAAAAACTCCGTCCATTATCAAGAAGTTCCAGAAGTAGCGTTTTCCAGAACATACGTGTGCGAGGATATGACCAAATGCCTATGCTTCTATGATGCTCCTAATGTGGCAGCTGTGAAACGGGCTCGTGAGGCAGTGCAAACACCGATTGATTCCATTACAGAAATTTTGACAGATATTAAGTAATACACCAACGGAGACTTTAAATCAGATAGCTGATTTAAAGCCTCTTTTCGCATTTAGCCATTTTCTATTCTACTCCACAATAACGGTCAGTTCCCCCCACACTGGTAGAAGTTTTACTTAAATTTAGGTTTGGGGTAAAATTCAAAAAATTTGAATTAATGGTTGATTTTCCAATTAAAGTGCCCTAATATTACCTTAAACCAACTAAACTAATAGGAAAAGTTAATTTATTTAATCCCAAATACCAAAAACAGATTTCATTAAATCAGGACACGTATTCACCCTCGTGCAGTTTATTAATCTTGGTATTTTAATGAGTGAAAATAATGATAAAAAGCAGGAGTGGAAGTAATGAGTAAAAATGTAGTGGAAAAACCCATCATACTTGAGAAGATAATTGAACAGGAATTAAAACCGTATATAAAAAAGATTGATGTTGAGGCCTTTTATGCTGAGAGCTTTTTAAGAAAACTTGGTGAGTCGGGATTATTTTCTTCTGTCAATAAGTCTCAAAAGGAATATATTTTAGATGAAATGCATTTAGTAGAAGAAACATCGAAAACTTGTATGACCACTGCCTTTTGTCTTTGGTGCCACCTCGCTGCATTAACATATGTAAGAAATACAAACAATGAGCTCTTTAAACTCAAGTTCTTACCTCTGCTTGAAAATGGAAAACTTTTAGCTGCAACAGGATTGTCTAACCCAATGAAATATTATGCGGGACTAGAAAACCTCCATTTAAGCGCAAAACAGACAAATGGTGGCTACATCCTGTCTGGAGTTTTACCTGCCGTCTCTAATCTGGGAGAAAATCACTGGTTCGGAGTTATTGCCAATGTTAATGAAACCAAACGTGTTATGTGTTTCGTTCCTTGCAAAGTAGATGGGTTAAAATTGAAAGGAAAAATTGAATTCCTCGGTGCAAATGGCAGTGCGACATACTCATGCCAGTTTGACAATGTATTTATTCCTGATGAATGGGTGTTATCAGAAAACGCTGATCAATTTGTGGAAATCATCCGGCCTGCATTCGTCCTATATCAAATCCCGCTTGGGTTAGGTGTAATAAAGGATTCTATTACTTCTATTGAAAAAATACACCAAAGGCAAAATGGCTGCAATCGTTATTTGAAAAGACAATCGTCGGAATTACAAGAATTAGTTGATCAAACTCAGGAAAAGGTAAAAAACTTATTTTCAGCTGATCAATTTAATTGGAAAGAGATTGCCGAAGTTCGCCTTGAAGTGGCCTATTTAACACTTGATGCAACTCAAGCAAATATGCTACATAATGGAAGTTCAGGTTACTTAAGAGATTGTTTACCATCACGTAGACTACGTGAAGCCTACTTTTTTGCAAATTTAACCCCAACAATAAAACACCTAGAAAAAATTCTTCATTAATCATATAGAACACAGGCACCTTAAAAAGATATAAATCTTGTTAAGGCGCCTAAAACTTTTTCCAGCAAAATTTACTGGTAAACTTTGAGGAGAATGCACATGCTTCTTTTTAAACCCCTTCTTCCCACAATGCCCAAATCTCCATTTTTAAAATCCCACTAAATAAAAACAAACTCAAAAGAAACCGACCCACTGGTGTAACTGCTAAATTAAAATTAACAGTTTTCCACAAATGAAAAGATTGGAGAGGACACCCTTGCAGACGCTATTTTGGACCGTATTATCCAAAACTCATATACCATTCTAATTGATGGAGAAATGTCAATGAGAGAAAGACACGGCCTCAAATATTAATCTTTAAACAGAGCCACTACTGAGAGGTAGTGGCTCTGTTTTTGGCACAACTGTCCGCCAATTCTGACACTAGTGGCTCTAAAATATGGCATAACTGGCTGTTTTCAATGGTAATATTCACTATTTGGCTGAAACTGTTGATCTCTAATAAATTTTACTCAAAGGAACTTTTGAGAAGTATACTACGTGGTGCAATTCCCTTTCTCATCATGTAATTGTCTTAAAAAGGGGAATATCCTTGAAAAATAAGACGATAAAGATTGGGAAGGTATTAGAAAAGTTGAGGAAAGCTAGAGAACTGTCACAGGAGGAAGTAGCTTTTCGTTGCGGCATAAGCAGAAAATCCATGAGTAACCTGGAAAAGGATCGACATCTTCCCAATTTAATAACATTGATAAACATTGCTAGTGCGCTTGATATGAAACCTCATGAACTTATGAAAGAAATAGAGAAGGATATAGATTTACTAGAAAGAGCTACTGATGACTAATGGGAGGATAGATAGAATGGAAAACTTAATATCAAGAGAAGTCACACAGCTAGTGAATGACATTGGGGATGAAATAGAACTGGAAATTTTTCAATATATTGATCATTACTCTGTAACTGCAACGATTTGCCCAGACACACCACCTTTTAAAGATTACATAGCAACTGGCAGCGATCGCCATAGTAAACGAAAGGCAATGAAGAAAGCACTTAAAGAACTATATTTAAAGGCTTATTACCAATAGCTTTCTTATCTGTTATTCCTCATAAAAAACAATACCAGCAAATTACTTCACAAAGTGGAATAGAGGTTGGATACTTAAACAAGTAATAACTGCTCCACGGATAATTCTCAGGTTTTTTTACCATTTTTGCTTCGACTGGATTTAAATGAATATAACGGCTGACTTCTAGCATTCCTTCTTTATCTTCAATAATGCTGTCGTAAAAGCGTTTTTCAAACACGTGCCCAGTTATCCGATATTTTGTATTATAGTAATTAGCATAGCGCTTGTTGATAAAAGCCATCAATTTGGATATAGAAATTTCTTTGGAGCGCATTTGAAGATGGTAATGGTTGGTCATCAAACAATAGGAGACGATTTCAAAGGATGTTTTTTCATAGAGCTGGTGTAGGATATGGAGAAAAGCTTGAAAATCAGTGGCATTTCGAAACAGCGGGTCGCGCCGGTTACCTCTGCAGACAATATGATAATAACGAT of the Bacillus sp. 1NLA3E genome contains:
- a CDS encoding ABC transporter ATP-binding protein, with the translated sequence MIDVQNLIKSFKNKNQETKVLDDISMRIDKGEIISILGESGCGKSTLLNIIGGFEKASNGQVFLDGKLVDRPNRKCIMLFQNYGILPWRSVLKNVEFGLEGLKLNRSEQREKALHYLNLVGLKGKEALFPHELSGGMQQRVGIARALALQPELILMDEPFAALDTFNRYHLQNELLRIQAIEKTTIILVTHDIDEAVYLSDRVFLMQPNPGRIHKEINITLSKPRDRSDSDFQYYRNIILKEFHFTRPEALIEFNI
- a CDS encoding ABC transporter substrate-binding protein, whose translation is MKKIIKTVFLILLVGVLFISLAGCGAIGSEKSSGETNKQKPTIKIGYLPITHAVPLFIEKEQAKYKNFNLELVKFGSWPELVDALNTGHIDGASMLVTLAMKAKAQGIDLKAVALGHKDGNVLITAKDINSVKELKGKNFAIPHKFSTHNILLYKMLKQNGLKYEDVHPIELPPAEMPAALSEGRISGYVVAEPFGAVSVAIDKGKVLYQDNQIWDNSIDCTLVLRGEFIKKENKIAKKFVGYYIKSGKIAEQKDKQTFEMSSKYMKVKEDVLDLSFKWITYDNLAINKEDYEELAKNLIEMGLLENPPSFAEFVDHSLIKKTK
- a CDS encoding ABC transporter permease, translated to MKNYKNIINAAIGFGILILVWQLIIFVGKYDTTLFPTPIQVWDGILSLINDGTLFVHFQVSIIRFFVGYLSAVVTAIVFGLILGRIPALWGVIDPIVQVLRPISPIAWSPFIVLWFGIGDMPAIIIIFIAAFFPVLLSTVSAVRKVDKTYLKVAQNFEIKRFELLQKIIFPAAFPYIANGLHIAVGTAWIFLVAGEMIGTQSGLGYLIVDSRNSMRLDLVMAGILSIGIIGLLLDKTVGLFETWINQIWGN
- a CDS encoding acyl-CoA dehydrogenase family protein, producing the protein MSKNVVEKPIILEKIIEQELKPYIKKIDVEAFYAESFLRKLGESGLFSSVNKSQKEYILDEMHLVEETSKTCMTTAFCLWCHLAALTYVRNTNNELFKLKFLPLLENGKLLAATGLSNPMKYYAGLENLHLSAKQTNGGYILSGVLPAVSNLGENHWFGVIANVNETKRVMCFVPCKVDGLKLKGKIEFLGANGSATYSCQFDNVFIPDEWVLSENADQFVEIIRPAFVLYQIPLGLGVIKDSITSIEKIHQRQNGCNRYLKRQSSELQELVDQTQEKVKNLFSADQFNWKEIAEVRLEVAYLTLDATQANMLHNGSSGYLRDCLPSRRLREAYFFANLTPTIKHLEKILH
- a CDS encoding REP-associated tyrosine transposase, which codes for MSRKKRIWVPNRYYHIVCRGNRRDPLFRNATDFQAFLHILHQLYEKTSFEIVSYCLMTNHYHLQMRSKEISISKLMAFINKRYANYYNTKYRITGHVFEKRFYDSIIEDKEGMLEVSRYIHLNPVEAKMVKKPENYPWSSYYLFKYPTSIPLCEVICWYCFL
- a CDS encoding DUF4242 domain-containing protein, coding for MGLYLIESSLAGIVSTKEDLDQKAAAIQAELNENHSALIELQISKDFSRSFFIIEGEDRNVATNLLRAAGIPVQLIKEVRLVGKELEEVKKNNEVVNYLVEWNIPENITMEQYLARKNKNSVHYQEVPEVAFSRTYVCEDMTKCLCFYDAPNVAAVKRAREAVQTPIDSITEILTDIK
- a CDS encoding winged helix-turn-helix transcriptional regulator; translated protein: MKSRYDIPCNIAQSLNIIGDRWTLLIVHEILAGHTLFNEIKKSLIGISSNLLSERLKHLEEEGLIKSELYSQHPPRYCYTLTKSGEELEHVFNALIIWGSNNLHKCYKKLVDPENGEEVAIAYYSKKTGELVKNIKVVSIENQIQNMGE
- a CDS encoding helix-turn-helix domain-containing protein, which codes for MKNKTIKIGKVLEKLRKARELSQEEVAFRCGISRKSMSNLEKDRHLPNLITLINIASALDMKPHELMKEIEKDIDLLERATDD